One window of the Mycteria americana isolate JAX WOST 10 ecotype Jacksonville Zoo and Gardens unplaced genomic scaffold, USCA_MyAme_1.0 Scaffold_111, whole genome shotgun sequence genome contains the following:
- the LOC142403127 gene encoding olfactory receptor 14J1-like encodes MSNSSSITQFLLLAFADTRELQLLHFWLFLGIYLAALLGNGLIITALACDHRLHTPMYFFLLNLSVLDLGCISTTVPKSMANFLWDIRDISYAGCAAQVFFFIFLISAEFYLLTVMAYDRYVAICQPLHYGTLLGSRACVHMAAAAWGCGFLHAVLHMANTFSIPLCHGNALDQFFCEIPQILKLSCSHSYLREVGLIVTSFILALGCFVFIVLSYVQIFRAVLRIPSEEGRHKAFSTCLPHLAVVSLFISTAMVAYLKPPSISSPSLDLVVAVLYSVVPPTVNPLIYSMRIQEIKDALMKLIQWFYLQQH; translated from the coding sequence atgtccaacagcagctccatcacccagttcctcctcctggcatttgcagacacacgggagctgcagctcttgcacttctggctcttcctgggcatctacctggctgccctcctgggcaacggcctcatcatcaccgccctagcctgcgaccaccgcctccacacccccatgtacttcttcctcctcaacctctctgttcttgaccttggatgcatctccaccactgtccccaaatccatggccaattttctgtgggacatcagggacatctcctatgcaggatgtgctgcccaggtctttttcttcatcttcttgatatCAGctgagttttatctgctcaccgtcatggcctatgaccgctacgttgccatctgccaacccctgcactatgggaccctcctgggcagcagagcttgtgtccacatggcagcagctgcctggggctgtgggtttctccatgctgtgctgcacatggccaatacattttccatacccctctgccatggcaatgccctggaccagttcttctgtgaaatcccccagatactcaagctctcctgctcacactcctacctcagggaagttgggcttattgtcaccagttttatccttgctcttgggtgttttgttttcattgtgctgtcctatgtgcagatcttcagggccgtgctgaggatcccctctgaggagggacggcacaaagccttttccacgtgcctccctcacctggctgtggtctccctgtttatcagcactgccatggttgcctacctgaagcccccctccatctcctccccatctctggatctggtggtggctgttctgtattCAGTGGTTCCTccaacagtgaaccccctcatctacagcatgaggatcCAGGAGATCAAAGATGCACTGATGAAGCTCATTCAATGGTTTTACCTTCAGCAGCACTAA